From Micromonospora echinospora:
CGCGAACCAGGCCGCCCGTGCGGTGGAGCCTCCGGCCAGCTCGGTCACCACCGCCTCGGTCGGCGCGTCCACGCGTACCCGGTAGATCACCCGGATGCCGTGCCAGTCCAGCGGACGGCCCTCCGGGCCGAGCGCGGCCGGGTTGTGCAGGTTGTCCACCGCCATCAGGTCGACCACCCGGCCCAGCTGGCCGGCCTCCTCGACCAGCTCACGCAGCAGCCCGGTGGCCGGCTGCTCGCCGTGGTCGGTGCCGCCGCCGGGCAGGTGCCAGCGGCCCGCGCCCGGGTAGCCGTCGGCGATCATGGTGAGCAGCACCCGGTCGGCGGGGTCGGTGACCAGCCCGTACGCGGCGAAGCGCTGGCGGCGGTCGGCGGCGAGGTCGGCCGGTTCGACGGGCAGGCCCCGGGGCATGTCGGCCCGCAGCGGGGACACCGGCAGGCCGAGCAGCTCGGCGGTGAACACCATCAACGGGAGGCCGG
This genomic window contains:
- a CDS encoding NUDIX hydrolase, encoding MEQRRRVGAYGMLRDSDGRVLLARGSARCPYPGVWQLPGGGVEHAEHPADAVVREFAEETGLTVAPGAIRAAVADVAAFRAEDVAMHTDRLIFEVEARDGRLRPEPDGGTDEVGWFTPEEAAGLPLMVFTAELLGLPVSPLRADMPRGLPVEPADLAADRRQRFAAYGLVTDPADRVLLTMIADGYPGAGRWHLPGGGTDHGEQPATGLLRELVEEAGQLGRVVDLMAVDNLHNPAALGPEGRPLDWHGIRVIYRVRVDAPTEAVVTELAGGSTARAAWFAPEQVSGLSMTDVAARATGQRVR